DNA sequence from the Carnobacterium funditum DSM 5970 genome:
ATAATATCCTTATTTAATTTAATTTCATAAATAAGCTCATTCAAATCTGTTTGATTAATTTTTTCTCCTACTAACGTAATCGCATTTTCCATCTCATTTTTTCGGATAATTTTATACATATCACTTAAAAAAACCGTTTGAAAGATCCACAATATAGTAAGTAAGAGTGCACAAAATCCTAAGAGAAAACTGAAAATCCTCCATTGTAATTTAAGTTTATCCATCAAATCGGTACCCCAATCCTCTTATGGTTACAATAAATTTTGCATAAGGACCAATCGATTTTCTTAATAACTTCATATGTGTATCCAATGTTCTATCATCACCCATATAATCATATCCCCATACTCCTGAGAGAATACGTTCTCTAGGAACGGCAATATTTTTATTATAAATCAAAAAGAATAACAGTTCATATTCTTTAGGTGCTAAATTGACCTGTACACCATTAATAAATACCTGGTATGCAGTCATGTCTACTTTAAAATGCTCTTTTTCAAAAATAATATGATCCTCAGTATCATCTTTTGCAGTGTTATTTTTTTCAACCCTACGTAAGATAGCGTTAACTCTTAGCATAATTTCCTTTGAAGAAAAGGGCTTGACTACATAATCATCTACACCTAACTCAAAACCTAGGACTTTATCGTATTCTTCTCCACGAGCAGTTAGCATAATTACAGGTACATCAGATGATTTACGAATTTCCTTTACTGCAGAGAAACCATCGAGTTCTGGCATCATCACATCCATGATGATGATATCAAATTCAGTTTTTTTGAATATCTCAACAGCTTCCATTCCATTACTTGCTTCAGTAACCTCATAACCTTCAAAAAGTGCATAGCGTTTTAGTACGGTACGGAGTCCTGCTTCATCGTCACATATTAAAATTTTAGCCATTTTACAATCAGTCCCTTCCTAAATTCGCTCTTATTAATTCTATCAGATTCCTAAATATTCATCTCTTTTGAATGGTTTGGTTGATTAGTGGTTTCATCTGGCCATTTGTTTTGAAATTGCATTACGCTACTTTTTACTTCATCCTATAATAAAACGGTCATCTTTTCACTCTTGCAGTTCTATCGTTTTTTATTATGATTTAAAAAATCTGCCTTTTTGTTAATCTTTCAGAGAATAGCCATCTTTTACTATGTTTAGTAGTTTCAGGCCGACTCATTACCTATTTTAGCGTTTTCTCCATAAAAAAAATACACCTATCATCATTTTATATCGTTAGTTTAAATTAAATGTTCAAATACGATAGGAATCCATACAAATTTACCATTAATTACTTTATTATGCTTTAACCGAGAGAATTCATCATTTTATGAGTTTGTATCCTGAAATGGTATTTATTTATCTCTTAGTACATGGAAAAAATATTTTTCCGTCAATGTAGATGTCACTAAGATACAAAACAGAGGGGTTATATATGTTGAATTTACGCAATAATCAACTAATTTTTAATAAAAATGTTTTATGAATGATTTAGGGTGAAACGAGTTATTAAAAATCATCAATTTCATAAAGAAAGTACAGTAAACCGCTTGCTGCTCTGTAAGTTAGTCAGAACGGCAAGCGATTTATTTGTTTTTTTGCGTTTAAAGCTAATGGGAATGATGAGAATCAGTGAAAGCATCAATCTAAATGAGAACGAGGAGACCAATATAAATACCCTGACATATCTAAAAAGAGAAAGTGAATACTGTTAGAAAGTGAAGAGTTTAATGAGTCGGATTTGATATAAACGGATTCTGATTTTCAATAGATTTAACCCGTGAAACACTTAGAATTAAGGTGTTTTTGACTGGTTCAGTCATTCGAAGCAAACCGTTAAACATACTGATTTTTCAAAGGTCCTTGTAAGATATTGTGAATAAATTCCCGTTACTATTTACTTTAATGAAAAACAATCATATAATTGGTAATGAAAATCATTCTCAATTACGGGGAACGGGTCAATTGTAAATTTTAGGGTTAAATACTACCTATTTAATCGTTTAGTTCTAGATAAAATGGATTGAAAGAGAGTATGTGAAAATAAAAAGGCGATGTGTTTTGGAAAGGATGATATTATGGAAGTGTATGACGTGACAATAATTGGAGGAGGAACTGCGGGGCTTTATAGTTCCTTTTACTCAGGATTGCGCGCGATGGAAGTTCAGTTGCTTGAAGCTCAGCCCTATCTGGGGGTAAGTTGAACTTATATTCTGAAAAGATTGTCTGGGATGTGGCTGGGATTCCACCAATGCCTGCTGGCCAATTTATCCAACATCTGATTGATCAAGCAAAAACCTTTCACCCGAAGATTCGTACAAGTGAAAAAGTTAATGGGATAAAAAAATAGCAGATGGAAATTCTCAGATATATACGACAAAAGGAAAAACTTATTTAACTAAAACACTTTTACTAGCGATGGGAACCGTGTCAACCTATGCCGATATCTGAAATCAAAAGTGGAGAGAGTTTGGAAACAATATGTAACGGAATAAAAAATTAAGCCATACAAAATTAAGCAATTTAATGGAGGAAAAAAAATGAATAGGATAAAAATGACGAAATACTTAGGACTTCTTACAGCTTTAACATTTTTACTGGGCGGATGTGGACAGACAGATTCTACAAAAGATCAAACGAATAAAGAATCTACAGAACAGGCAGAAGTAACAACTTTTCCGTTAACGCTGGATAATTACACCGTATCTTCAGAAGGTGCCGAATTTTCTGGAAAAGAAATAACGTACGAATCTCGTCCGGAATCCATCGTTGCCAATAACCAGGGAACGGCAGAATTGTTGCTTCAACTTGGATTAGCTGAAGATATCAAAGGCGTAGCCGCATTATACGGCGAAGGCGACGAAACAGTAGCGGAGGATTTCTCCAGCATACCAGTTCTGGCGGAAGGATATGTTGGGAAAGAATTGGTGGTTGGTGCTGACCCAGATATCGTTGTTGGACGAGGCCAACTATTTGCAAGTACGGAATGGGGAACCGGAACGGTTGAAGAATTAAATGAGCTAGACATTCAAACCTATATTCAAGCAACTTCGACGAGTGATGCAACGTTTGATGATTTGTATGTAGACATTGAACAGTTAGGGAAATTATTTGCAGTTGAAGAGAGCGCACAGAAATTTTCAGATGATGTGCAGTCACGCATGGAAGAAATAGTCGCGGGCGTTCCTGATAACCAGGAGACGTTGGATTATGCTTACATCTTTGGGGCAGAAGGCACTAACGTGAATGTTTATAGTGGTGCAGTAGACACGTACTTAAACGATGCGTTGAGCTATATGGACTTGAACAATGCGTTTGCAGACGCAACGGGCGAAATCAGTGTTGAAGCGTTACTTGAAGCTAATCCGGATATATTATTATTGGTCAACTATACTGGCGGACGCGCTCCCGAAGAAAGCCTAGCGGATCTGAAAGCTAATGACGCACTTTCAAGTCTGACAGCTATTCAGGAAGATCGCGTTTATACCATAGATTACAATCAGTTTTGGAGCTACGGGTACCAAATTTTAACCGGTATGGAACAACTCAGCACCGAATTGTATTCAACAAATTAACGTATCACGAGGAAGGAAGAAAGTGATGAACCGCATCGACAAACAACGTCAATTATTTTATATAAGTTTACTCCTGTTTACCGTATTGATTATTTTTTCGGTGGGAATTGGTGTTACGGTCGGACAAGTCGCGGTACCTCTCACAGAATCTTTTCAGATCCTAACCAAAAATCTTTCAGGAGGACTAATTGGCGATTTATCTAATCTTTCCTCTGATGCCTATGAGAATATCATCTGGCAAATCCGTTTTCCGAGAGTACTATTAGCGATGCTCACGGGTATGGGATTATCATTAGCCGGTGCAGTCATGCAAACAACGGTCCAGAACCCGCTTGCAGATCCTTATATTTTGGGGATTTCGTCTGGGGCTTCTCTAGGCGCAACGTTTGCTATAATGATTGGCTTTGGTGGAACCAGCATACTGGCTCAGTTGGGTTTATCTTTTTGGGCATTCCTAGGTGCTGTGACAGCCGCTTTTCTTGTCTTACTTTTATCGAATGTTGGCGGACAGGTGAATTCCATCAAACTGGTTTTATCCGGAATGGTATTAAATGCGCTGTTTACAGCGTTTTCCAATTTCATCATTTATATAGCCAACGATGCAGAAGGTATTCGTTCGGTGACTTTTTGGATGATGGGAAGTTTGGCAGGAGCAAGTTGGTCCACACTGCCCTTAATTGCCACGGTTGTCTTGATTTGTTTTCTGTTCTTCTTAACACAAGAACGCACGTTAAATATCATGCTATTGGGTGATGAAGCAGCAATCACGCTCGGAGTCAACTTAAATTTTTACCGTAAATTGTATTTAGTCATTGCTGCGATTCTGACAGGTATCATAGTTGCGAATAGCGGAATGATTGGCTTTGTTGGATTGATTATTCCACATATGATCCGTGGAATCGTCGGATCCAATCATCGATACTTTTTGCCATTATCTGTTCTTTCAGGATCTTTATTCATGGTATGGTCTGATATCTTGTCTCGCATCATCCTGCCAACGGTTGAATTACCCATTGGTATTTTGACATCGTTAATCGGCGCACCACTGTTCATTTATATTTTTGTTAAAAAAGGCTACGAGTTTGGAGGGTAAGAATGAATTTAACTGTTGATAACGTATCGGTATCTATTGCTTCCCAGCAAATTATAGAAGACATCTCCTTGCATGTTAGTCAGCATCAATTTGTCGGTTTGATTGGACCGAACGGCTGCGGGAAATCGACTTTATTGAAAAGTGTTTCGAAAATACTTGAACCCGATAGGGGAATCATTACTTTGGATGGCGACAATATTCAGAAACTCTCAAACAAACAGCTTGCAAAAAAATTAGGCGTAGTGGGACAGTTTCACCAAATCAATTTTGACTTTTCCGTCCGTCAGATGTTACTGCTCGGACGCTCACCGCACAAAGGTTTAATGGAGAGAGATAACGCGCTAGATTATGAAATTGTTGAAAAAGTTCTTCACCAAATGGAATTGGAAAACCTCGCTGATAGAAGTTTTTTGTCACTGTCAGGAGGGGAAAAGCAGC
Encoded proteins:
- a CDS encoding ABC transporter substrate-binding protein: MNRIKMTKYLGLLTALTFLLGGCGQTDSTKDQTNKESTEQAEVTTFPLTLDNYTVSSEGAEFSGKEITYESRPESIVANNQGTAELLLQLGLAEDIKGVAALYGEGDETVAEDFSSIPVLAEGYVGKELVVGADPDIVVGRGQLFASTEWGTGTVEELNELDIQTYIQATSTSDATFDDLYVDIEQLGKLFAVEESAQKFSDDVQSRMEEIVAGVPDNQETLDYAYIFGAEGTNVNVYSGAVDTYLNDALSYMDLNNAFADATGEISVEALLEANPDILLLVNYTGGRAPEESLADLKANDALSSLTAIQEDRVYTIDYNQFWSYGYQILTGMEQLSTELYSTN
- a CDS encoding ABC transporter ATP-binding protein; amino-acid sequence: MNLTVDNVSVSIASQQIIEDISLHVSQHQFVGLIGPNGCGKSTLLKSVSKILEPDRGIITLDGDNIQKLSNKQLAKKLGVVGQFHQINFDFSVRQMLLLGRSPHKGLMERDNALDYEIVEKVLHQMELENLADRSFLSLSGGEKQRVILGRTLVQQPKFLVLDEPTNHLDIKHQLSILKTVSSLPIGVLAALHDLNLASRFTDYLYAMKDGRIIKEGTPEEVLTEVVIKELYEVDCRTYTNPILGKQTIEFL
- a CDS encoding response regulator transcription factor, with translation MAKILICDDEAGLRTVLKRYALFEGYEVTEASNGMEAVEIFKKTEFDIIIMDVMMPELDGFSAVKEIRKSSDVPVIMLTARGEEYDKVLGFELGVDDYVVKPFSSKEIMLRVNAILRRVEKNNTAKDDTEDHIIFEKEHFKVDMTAYQVFINGVQVNLAPKEYELLFFLIYNKNIAVPRERILSGVWGYDYMGDDRTLDTHMKLLRKSIGPYAKFIVTIRGLGYRFDG
- a CDS encoding FecCD family ABC transporter permease, producing the protein MNRIDKQRQLFYISLLLFTVLIIFSVGIGVTVGQVAVPLTESFQILTKNLSGGLIGDLSNLSSDAYENIIWQIRFPRVLLAMLTGMGLSLAGAVMQTTVQNPLADPYILGISSGASLGATFAIMIGFGGTSILAQLGLSFWAFLGAVTAAFLVLLLSNVGGQVNSIKLVLSGMVLNALFTAFSNFIIYIANDAEGIRSVTFWMMGSLAGASWSTLPLIATVVLICFLFFLTQERTLNIMLLGDEAAITLGVNLNFYRKLYLVIAAILTGIIVANSGMIGFVGLIIPHMIRGIVGSNHRYFLPLSVLSGSLFMVWSDILSRIILPTVELPIGILTSLIGAPLFIYIFVKKGYEFGG